A region of the Candidatus Eisenbacteria bacterium genome:
GACACCAGGATCTCGCTCGCCTTGGCGAGTCCGGGCGGCAGGCCGTCGCTCCCTTCCTCCGCCGGCGCAGTCTCCGCCTTCAGGAGATCTTCTTCGCTGCGTTCGAGGAGGAGCGACACCTCGGCCATGCCGAGCGGACCGAAGTCGCCGTTGCCCGCGAAGATCACGTCCTCCATGGCGCTGCCACGGAGGTGTTTCGGGCTCTGCTCGCCGAGCACCCACCGGATGGCATCGACGACGTTCGACTTGCCGCAGCCGTTCGGCCCGACGATCGCCGTCACGCCCGGCGGCAGCTCGAGGACGGTGCGCTCCATGAACGACTTGAAGCCGTTCAGCTCGATCTGCTTGATCCGCATCCGCGTCCCCCCTTGCGCCCCGTCTGCGGCGCCCTCATCCCGTCTGACCGAGCTCCATCACCATGCCACCGTCCGCGCCGCTGAGGAAAGGAAGCCAGGCGTCGTGCCGCCGCTGCCGGTACGCCTCGGCCATGAACGGCGTCCACTGCGGCCGGTACGGCTGCCGCAGGAGCCGCATCCCCGCCTCCATCGGCGTCCGTCCGCCCTTGATCCGGTTGCACCGATGGCACGAGCACACGACGTTCTCCCAGATCGACGCGCCGCCGCGAGATCTCGGCACGACGTGATCGAGGTTCAGCTCGGTTCGCGGGAGCTGCCGCGCGCAGTACTGGCACCGGTTCTCGTCGCGCAGGAACACGTTGTAGCGGCTGAACCGCACGTGCCGGCGGGGAACGCGATCGTAGGTGCACAGGAGAATCACCCGCGGAACGCGGATGGCGCGGTTCACCAGCCCGATCGCCTCGCCGAGCGGTGTCAGCGCCGACCAGCTCGCGAAGTCGAACGTCCGGTACTCGTGATCCACCGCCTGCGCGATGTCCTGATACAGCAGCGCCAGTGCCCGCCGGACCGACGTGATGTGGACCGGAAGGTACGAGCGGTTCAGGACGAGCACTTTCGAATTGAGGAGCGACATCCCGGCCGTTGGGCGCGCAGGGTACCTTCCGCCAGATCGGAAGTCAATTTTCTTCAGCCTCTCCGCAGACTTGCGCAGGTCCTCGCCAGCGCAGCACCGGGCGGCGGGCGGCCCGGGTCTCGTCGAGGCGCGACACCCACGTGTTGTGGGGGGCCTCGAGCACACGCTGCGGCGCCGTCCGAGCCTCCTCGGCGATCGCCAGCATCGCCTCGACGAAGCTGTCGAGCGTCTCCTTGCTCTCGGTCTCGGTGG
Encoded here:
- a CDS encoding HNH endonuclease; translation: MSLLNSKVLVLNRSYLPVHITSVRRALALLYQDIAQAVDHEYRTFDFASWSALTPLGEAIGLVNRAIRVPRVILLCTYDRVPRRHVRFSRYNVFLRDENRCQYCARQLPRTELNLDHVVPRSRGGASIWENVVCSCHRCNRIKGGRTPMEAGMRLLRQPYRPQWTPFMAEAYRQRRHDAWLPFLSGADGGMVMELGQTG